TTTTGGCGATCGCTGTAAGTATTGGTTAACTTTTAATGAAATCAATGCTGTTCGTGGATTCGGACCAACTGGAGTTCGCAATTCACAGGGACAAGATCGCTATCAGGCTGATCACAATATGTTTGTGGCCTCTGCTAAAACCGTTAAAATGGGTCACGAGATGATGCCAAATAGCCAATTTGGAACGATGTTTGCGATGAGTGCGGCTTATGCTGCTACTTGTAAGCCGGAAGATATGTTCCATTCCTTACAAGAAAACCGTGAGAATTGGTATTTCATTGATGTTATGGGACGCGGTTATTATCCTAAATATGCTGATGAACTTTTGCAGCGGCATAATGTTGAAAAATTACAGATGGAACCAGAAGATACCCAGATTCTAAAAGAAGGTCAACTTGATTTTATTGCTTTTAGTTACTATCGTTCCAGCACAACTAAAGCTGGGGATGAATGGTTTAATGTTGGTGGCTCTTCAAACCCTTATTTGAAAGAAACGCCTTGGGGCTGGCCAGTTGATCCATTAGGATTGAGATATACAATGAATGAAATTTATGATCGAATTCAAAAACCAATTTTTATTGTTGAAAACGGAATGGGAGCAATCGACCAAGCTGATGAAAATGGTTATGTGGAAGATGATTATCGAATCGACTATTTGAAAGACCATCTTAGTGCCATGTCTGATGCTATCAATATTGACCACGTACCATGTTTGGGTTATACGATGTGGGCACCAATTGATCTAGTTTCCCTATCTACTGGAGAAATGAAGAAACGCTATGGTTTCGTTTATGTCGATATGGACGACAAAGGAAATGGTACTTTGAAACGGACACCTAAAAAATCTTATAAATGGATGAAACATATTATTGAAACAAATGGTGCAGCTTTAGACGAAACAAATTAGTAGAAAATAGAGCGGAACATAACAGGTTCAGCTTTCGAGTATTAAGACAAATGGACTAGGGTAATCGTACTTTGGTTCTTTCTTAAGTTTGTTTATTCAGATTAATTTAAGCTAAAAATAGCATCTATATTATTGAAAAAAGTCCCTGAAGAGTGGCGCACGGACAAATTTCTATATATAGGTGCCATTTGTGTTTTCATCATTAAAATATAGAACCACTATCTAGTCCGGAATAACAAAGTAAATTGGCTCAAATGTGAAATTATTCTTAGCAACTTGTTGCTTAGAATAAGGCCGAGCTTGAAGACTTTGCCCGATTTTGGGTTTAGCAAAGGCTCCAAGTCGTGCCCACATTGTTCCAGCCAAATTTGCTTTGCTATGGAGGACGGAATTTTTTACTAATCAAAGTTAAGAAAAAGCCGTACTTTGATTACCCTGGTCTATTGTTTTAAGTGGAAAATAGATTTGTTTGATTAATTATTTTTGTAAACTAGATAATTTCTCAAAGTCTTCACTACTCAAGTTAACATTGGCAGCATTGAGGTTATCCTTCAAATGATCTAATGAACTTGTTCCAGGAATTGGAATAATGTTCTTTGAACGCTTCAATAACCATGCCAAAGCAATTTGTGCAGGACTAGCATTGTATTTCTTAGCAATGTCTTCCAAAGGACTGTTGGTCTTAGCTAGATTACCAGTATCTAGTGGGAACCAAGGCAAGAAGGCTATATTGTTTTCTTCGGCGTAATCAACGATTCCATCATCATCCTTGTGGTGACCAACATTGTACATGTTTTCGACTGCATCAATCTTAGCAATCTTTTGAGCAGCTTTTAGTTCGTCAAGTGAAACTTGGCTGATACCGATGTGCTTGATTTTTCCTTCATCTTGCATTTTCTTTAATTCGCCAACTTGATCTTCGATAGGAACGTGGGAATCAATTCTGTGCAAGAACAATAAGTCCTCATGGTCACGATGGAACATTCTTAATGAAAGTTCTACTTCTTGACGAAGAAAGGCAGGCACACCAACCGGAGTCCATTCATTTTCACCAGTTCTAACTTGTCCAACCTTATCAGAAATAAAGATCTTATCTGAATCTGAATATTCTTTCAAAGCCTTGGCCAAATATGAATCAGCAGTCCAAGGACCGTAGGAATCAGCTGTATCAATGAAGTTAACTCCTAGGTCAAAGGCATTCTTGATCAAATCGACGGCGTGATCGGGATCTTTATATGGACCCCAAACTCCTTTACCAGTTAGTTGCATGGTACCGTAGCCTAGGCGATTAACAATAAAATTATCATCAAATTTGAATGTTCCAGCATTTGCTGCGTTATTTTTATCCATCAAAATTCCTCCTAATAATTAACTATTACAATAGTTAGATTAATTAAGTAGTTCATTTTATACAAATATTTACTCCGGAAAATATGAATATTATTGTCACGCAATATGATGTGTTGATATTTTTGAATTGGTTTCGGAATAGTGGTAACATTATATAACTTTAATTTAAGAGGTTACTATGACAGATAAATCTAAAATCAATGAACTAGATGAAAAGAAGATTGAACAGGCACACCTCGATGATGTGGTTGAAAAGATTAAAAAGTCTGAGGATCAACTTCAAGAACATATGAATGTTGCCGAAGAGGATTTAAAAGTTATCAATAACGCTTTTGATGATATTCATTTAGGAATGGATGGCGATTCGATTTCAATGGACGCTGCCCTTTCCATTCACCAGCAACAACAGATGTTGGATGAGCGTAATAATAGTTGGCAACAGTCTAAACAACGTTACGGAATTTTGAAGAAGCTAGAAAAGAATCCATTCTTTGCGCGACTTGATTTTCAGGAAAAAGGTGAACCAAGGGAAGAGACAGTTTACATCGGTTTAAGCTCGTTTACTGATAAAAATGATCATTTTTTGGTTTATGATTGGCGAGCTCCAATTTCTTCTATTTATTATGATGGAAAATTAGGTAAAGTCACTTATATGACTCCTGATGGTGAACAAGAAGTTAATCTATTTTTGAAGCGTCAATTCTTAGTTGAAGATGGCAAGATCAAGGCTTACTTTGATACTCAAGAGACAATTGGGGATCAGATGTTACTAGAAGTTTTGGATGGTAAGTCTTC
This sequence is a window from Companilactobacillus alimentarius DSM 20249. Protein-coding genes within it:
- a CDS encoding glycoside hydrolase family 1 protein, with the protein product MSKELPKGFLWGGATADFQYEGGFEEGGRGISSHDYETDGSKDHPRHHTMKMPDGTIIEPNSSFILADPVPKDAQPVFLDDQYYPSHKAVDFYHHYKEDIKLMAGMGFNVYRFSISWSRIFPTGEEEQPNKAGLKFYDDVINEMVKYGMEPLITICHDEMPVNLALKYDGWNSRRVIDDYVKYAKVLFEHFGDRCKYWLTFNEINAVRGFGPTGVRNSQGQDRYQADHNMFVASAKTVKMGHEMMPNSQFGTMFAMSAAYAATCKPEDMFHSLQENRENWYFIDVMGRGYYPKYADELLQRHNVEKLQMEPEDTQILKEGQLDFIAFSYYRSSTTKAGDEWFNVGGSSNPYLKETPWGWPVDPLGLRYTMNEIYDRIQKPIFIVENGMGAIDQADENGYVEDDYRIDYLKDHLSAMSDAINIDHVPCLGYTMWAPIDLVSLSTGEMKKRYGFVYVDMDDKGNGTLKRTPKKSYKWMKHIIETNGAALDETN
- a CDS encoding aldo/keto reductase, encoding MDKNNAANAGTFKFDDNFIVNRLGYGTMQLTGKGVWGPYKDPDHAVDLIKNAFDLGVNFIDTADSYGPWTADSYLAKALKEYSDSDKIFISDKVGQVRTGENEWTPVGVPAFLRQEVELSLRMFHRDHEDLLFLHRIDSHVPIEDQVGELKKMQDEGKIKHIGISQVSLDELKAAQKIAKIDAVENMYNVGHHKDDDGIVDYAEENNIAFLPWFPLDTGNLAKTNSPLEDIAKKYNASPAQIALAWLLKRSKNIIPIPGTSSLDHLKDNLNAANVNLSSEDFEKLSSLQK